One Brevibacterium spongiae DNA segment encodes these proteins:
- a CDS encoding OmpA family protein, translating to MRLAVACSTAAVLAIGIAIAALPTAANSVTPQDVADRGTPTPDDFTDPEQSKLEESIVELDKGIDELDKGIEDLESTKVDGGDTVVTLDTDILFDFDSSELSDEAKKKIEELAEDLPTDSEITVGGHTDSKGEDDYNKKLSEDRAKAVSEVLTSAKSGLDVTAKGFGESDPVASNEKSGKDDPEGRAKNRRVEIRYED from the coding sequence GTGAGACTCGCAGTTGCCTGTTCCACAGCGGCGGTACTTGCCATCGGCATCGCCATCGCCGCCCTGCCCACGGCCGCGAACTCGGTGACTCCACAGGACGTTGCGGACAGAGGCACTCCGACCCCCGATGATTTCACCGACCCCGAGCAGTCGAAGCTGGAGGAGAGCATCGTCGAACTCGACAAGGGGATTGACGAGCTGGACAAAGGAATCGAAGACCTCGAATCCACCAAGGTCGACGGAGGCGACACCGTCGTCACCCTCGACACCGATATCCTCTTCGACTTCGACTCGTCCGAGCTCAGTGACGAAGCGAAGAAGAAGATCGAGGAGCTCGCCGAGGATCTGCCGACGGACTCGGAGATCACCGTCGGCGGTCACACGGATTCCAAGGGCGAGGACGACTACAACAAGAAGCTCTCCGAGGACCGCGCGAAGGCCGTCTCCGAGGTGCTCACCTCGGCGAAATCCGGCCTCGACGTGACGGCGAAGGGATTCGGCGAGTCCGATCCCGTCGCATCGAACGAGAAGAGCGGCAAAGACGATCCCGAGGGCCGAGCGAAGAACCGCCGCGTCGAGATCCGCTACGAAGACTGA
- a CDS encoding GntR family transcriptional regulator has product MAAAAGNEKGSAKTEGNRSDRVASRSDDRSADRSADRVAARPPASNTERRQRVIDEIKRRIVLGELMPGQRIIEADLTSSLEVSRPTAREALNQMARDGFLIQEAYRGLRVSNIEVDSMLEIARVRVALDSEAIDEILDDPTGGRMARLEEIWKRFESESTAADPLAVHEAHIRFHRGIWEAADNYLLMRIWPVVEAQMTIILAYDQFTRRDSGRAHAIHAALMRAIRSGDRARIRTALDVHTMDSAQELALLVSGSTDQG; this is encoded by the coding sequence ATGGCGGCGGCCGCAGGCAATGAGAAGGGCAGCGCAAAGACCGAGGGCAATCGGTCCGACCGGGTTGCCTCGCGCTCTGACGACCGCTCCGCCGACCGTTCGGCCGACCGAGTTGCCGCGCGCCCGCCCGCCTCGAACACCGAACGTCGCCAGCGCGTCATCGACGAGATCAAACGCCGCATCGTGCTCGGCGAGCTCATGCCCGGCCAGCGGATCATCGAAGCGGACCTGACCTCGTCGCTCGAGGTCAGCAGGCCGACAGCCCGTGAGGCACTCAACCAGATGGCGCGCGACGGCTTCCTCATCCAGGAGGCCTACCGGGGCCTGCGCGTGTCCAACATCGAAGTCGACTCGATGCTCGAGATCGCCCGTGTCCGCGTGGCGCTCGACAGCGAAGCCATCGACGAGATCCTCGACGATCCCACGGGCGGGCGCATGGCTCGCCTGGAGGAGATCTGGAAGCGCTTCGAGAGCGAGAGCACTGCGGCCGACCCGCTCGCCGTCCACGAGGCGCACATCCGATTCCACCGCGGCATCTGGGAAGCGGCGGACAACTATCTGCTCATGCGCATCTGGCCCGTCGTCGAAGCCCAGATGACGATCATCCTCGCCTACGATCAGTTCACCAGGCGCGACTCCGGCCGCGCACACGCCATCCACGCCGCGCTCATGCGCGCCATCCGCAGCGGCGACCGTGCCCGCATCCGCACAGCACTCGACGTCCACACGATGGACAGCGCCCAGGAACTCGCGCTCCTCGTCTCCGGCTCCACTGACCAGGGCTGA
- a CDS encoding short chain dehydrogenase, translating into MKILLVGSAGHVGGVARAELERRGHEVIGVTRSTDPGVDTSDPDSISRLLQAVGTVDAIVVAVGAAAFKPVTELTREDYTAALTSKTMGQIEFVTQGLDHLSDGGSITFVTGVLSREPVPTAAAAAMANGAVESFVISAAPELPRGIRINAVSPNVLANSPHYHDAFAGMTPVSDEEVANAFVRSIEGNVTGRILTV; encoded by the coding sequence ATGAAGATTCTGCTGGTGGGATCGGCCGGACATGTCGGCGGCGTGGCACGCGCCGAACTCGAGCGGCGAGGCCACGAAGTCATCGGCGTGACGCGCTCGACCGACCCGGGCGTCGATACCTCGGATCCCGATTCGATCTCCCGCCTGCTGCAGGCCGTCGGCACTGTCGACGCGATCGTCGTCGCCGTCGGTGCCGCCGCATTCAAGCCGGTCACTGAACTCACCCGCGAGGACTACACCGCGGCGCTCACCTCGAAGACGATGGGCCAGATCGAGTTCGTCACCCAGGGCCTCGACCACCTCAGCGACGGAGGTTCGATCACTTTCGTCACCGGAGTCCTCAGCCGAGAGCCCGTGCCGACCGCTGCGGCTGCTGCCATGGCCAACGGGGCCGTCGAGTCCTTCGTCATCTCCGCCGCGCCTGAGCTCCCGCGCGGCATCCGCATCAACGCGGTCAGCCCGAACGTGCTCGCGAACTCCCCGCACTATCACGACGCCTTCGCCGGAATGACCCCGGTGAGCGACGAAGAGGTGGCGAATGCCTTCGTGCGTTCGATCGAGGGCAACGTCACCGGCCGCATCCTCACGGTCTGA